Part of the Blastocatellia bacterium genome is shown below.
CGGGTGACCGAGTCCCCTTGGCCGCCCTGCTCTAACACCCCGTGTCAACAGAAAACTCTTGCCCGTCGCATTTCCAAGCACGTTATTTGAAACGATTACGCCAGTGGGGCTCCGCGTATCGGCAACTCCTGGTCAGACAATACCAATAGTCCGAAGAAACGCCATGTGTGAATCAGGAGCCAGAAGTCAGAAGTCAGGAGTCAGGAGTCAAGAGCCAGAAGTCAGGAGTCAGGAGTCAGCAGCCAGAAGTCAGCAGCCAGGAGCCAAGGTCATACAAGAGTGAAAGACCATGTGTGATGAAGAGCACTGGAGCACAGTAGTAGAACGCGGCAGTATTCGATGTTCAGTGCGCATCCGGCAGGATTCACTCATGCTCCGTTCGTCTCTGCTGAGCCGGGCAAGCGGCTCATGCGAAGGTAGCCAGACGTGCCACGTCTGCAAGAGCAGATCAAACAATCGTGGCGCGTCTGCAGTCGCGCCCAGATGTGCGCGTTCGTGACCAGCGACTAGACAACATGAACGAGCCGGTGGGTAAACAGGTAGCGCCCCGTCAAGGCGCGAAGGATTGCGGATGACGCGCGCTCAGGCGTTGCACGTCTGGCTATCCTCTGATGGCGGCTGCCGCCGCCGAAGTAATGCTGAGTGAAGATCGCACATTGCTGCTCCGTCACTTCAGTTCCCACCATGCTTTTGGCTTCGTGAACATGGTCTTTCCCTCCGAAAATTTGTAGAACATCGGTTGCGCTGATCGAAGACTTGCTGGCCAAATAAGAACATCAAAACGCTCTCCTGATCTGAAGCGGCGCTCCATTGACGTTGCGATTCGACCGGACTCCTTGACTTGCTCCAGGACACTCATATCTCCAGCTTTCATGGGGTATGATTCGGCGATGCGCTGCATTGACTTTGCAAACTCACCTCGTCTATGATGGTCGCCGCATCGCAACTGAGGAAACACTATGGCACGTGTTAATCCGCAGCCCTGGTCAAGCCAGACGATCAAGCGCATCCTGGTTCTGGTGACGCTCATTGGCCTTGCTTCGGTGTTCATTTGGTTATGGCGTCCCCCTCAACCACCGGAAGCGCCGACCCAAGCCAACACGCCGCCCACGACTGACGGGTTCGCCTTCACCGGCGCTGGCTCATGCAGCTCCAGCGCCTGTCACGGCGGCATCGCGCCCCGCCCCAACGAGCGCGTCCGACTGAATGAATACAGCATCTGGGTTCTGCACGACAAGCACGCGAAAGCCTATGACGTTCTGCTCAATGAAAAGTCGAAACGCATGGCGCGTCTGCTCAAGCTCGATAAACCAGAAACCAGCGATAAATGCCTGGACTGCCATGCAACCAATGTGCCAACGAACTTGCAAACCAAATCATTCAACATCACTGACGGCGTCAGTTGTGAGAGCTGTCACGGCCCGGCCGGCGGCTGGCTCAGCGAGCACACGCAGAAAGGATGGAAGCATGCGCAGTCGCTGAGTCTCGGCATGTACGACACCAAGAATACGATCAAACGAGCGGAGAAATGTTTGAGCTGTCATCTGGGCACGGATACCAAAAAGGTGGATCACGAGATGATCGCTGCTGGTCATCCCGATCTTACGTTTGAGTTAGATACCGACATAGCGATCATGCCGGCACACTGGCTGGAGACAGAGGACAAAGGGCCATGGTTCGGCGTGCGTCAATGGGCTGTCGGGCAAGCGGTAGCATTGCGCGAGGGCATGAAACGTCTGGCGCGACAGGCGGAAAGTCAAGCGTGGGAGCGAGGCTGGCCGGAATTGGCCGAGCTGGATTGTTACGCCTGTCATCACAGCTTGCGTGAGCCAAGTTGGCGACAACAGCGTGGCTACAGGAATACGCCCGGCTATCCCTCATATAATGATTCGCGATACCGCGTCTTTCGTCACGCGCTTGCCTCCATCTCGCCCAACATGCGGCAAACGCTCGACGAAAAAATTGAGCAACTGCATCGCATGTTCGATCAACCAGTCTATCGTCGGCGCGACATTGCGGCAACGGCTCAACAGGTCGCCGATATTGCCGATCAACTGGCGCGACAACTGGACAGCATGGCATTTGATCAACAAATCACCCGCGCCATCCTGCGCGCCGTTTCCAGCGATGAACAAGTCGGGCTGGTCTCTGGCATCCGCTCGGCTGAACAGGCGGTGATGACGATTAACACACTCTTCCGCACCTACCGAAAAGCTACAACTGTGCCCAACGAAGCGGCTATCACTGCGGCGATTGATCGTTTGTTTGAAGATTTGAAAGACCCGGCACGATTTGATCCCAACCTCTTTGCTGCTCATCTGCGAGCCGTTCATAAGTTCTTCCAATAACCGCGTAGGCCATGCCACAGGCAACGACCAATGTAGTTATTCTGGGTGGCGGCTTTGCTGGAGTCTACACAGCGATGTACTTGAGTCGCGCGTTAACAGCCGATGAACGTCGTCGCATCAGGATCACCCTCGTCAACAAAGAAAATTACATCGTGTTTCAACCATTGCTGCCGGAAGTGATTTCAGGCGCGATTGAAATGTTGCACGTCATCAGCCCGATTCGCCGACTAGTGCCTGGCGCTGAGTTATACACTCGCGAGATCGAAGCGATTGACCTGCAGCAGCGAACCGTGCGACTGGCGCCGGGGTTTCGACCCAAACCGCTCACGCTTCCATTCGATCATCTGGTCATCGGGCTGGGCACACGGCTGGACGCGGCCAAAGTCCCCGGCATGCAGGAACACGCCATCCCATTTAAGTATCTCGGCGACGCGCTGCGATTGCGGAATCATCTGGTGCACGTGCTGGAAGAGGCAGCTATCGAGACCGACCAACAGCAACGAGAGAAACTCTTGACGTTCGTCGTCGCCGGCGGCGGCTTCTCTGGCATCGAGTGCATGGCTGAACTGAACGACTTTGTGCGCGAGGCGATCAAGCATTACCCGACTATTCAACCGCATGAGCTGCGTATGATCGTGCTGCAAAGCGGCGAACGAATCCTGCCGGAAATGGTTGAACGGTTGGCCAACTTCGCTCATCGTTTGTTAACCGAGCGTGGCATAGACATCCGCCTGAGAACTCGGCTGCAGGCTGTCACGGCTGAGTCGGCCATCATTCAGAACCAACTCACTCATCAGCGAGAGGCCATCCCGACGCGAACCGTGGTCGCCACCGTGCCTGCCGGCGCACATCCGCTGTTAGAACAACTGCCTTGCCAACGCCAGGCTGGACGGTTGTGTGTCACCGAATTTCTCAACGTGCCCGATTGGCCCGGCGTATGGGCGCTTGGCGACTGCGCCGCCGTGCCGCAACCGGACGGCATCCTCTCGCCGCCAACGGCGCAGCATGCTCTTCGTCAAGCGCGAACCTGCGCCGCCAATGTACTGGCTGAAATTCGGGGCGGCCGGAAACAACCGTTCAGCTTCACCGGTCTTGGCAAACTCGGATCGTTAGGACGTCGCTCGGCTGTGGCCGAACTGTTCGGCGTTAAATTTTCAGGACTGCCCGCCTGGTTGATATGGCGCGCTGTCTATCTCTGGAAGCTTCCCGGCTTCGACCGAAAAATCCGCGCGCTGATGGACTGGTTCCTGGACGTCATCCTGCCCCGGGACATCACACAAGTGCGAATCTTTCAACCTGACGCTGTCATCCAAGAACACTTCGAGCCGGGCGAAATCGTATTCGATCAGGGCGACTTCGGCGACAAAATCTACTTCATCGTGAAAGGAGAAGTGGTGGTCATCAGAGACAACGAAGTGGTGGCGCGCTTAAGCGACGGCGATGTATTTGGCGAAATCGCGCTCGTTTCCGATACCGCCCGCACAGCTAGTGTGCTGGCGACGACGCCACTTGATGTGGTCACCGTCTCACGCAGCGCATTTAAGAAATTGCTTGCTCATTTGCCCGGCGTTCGTAGCACGATGAGCGAGATCATGCGCCAACATCTAGCAGAATCAGCCGAGCTGAGACAACAGATCAACTCGTGAAACGGTCGCGCTGCTCGAAGCCCACTCTCTTGAGCCGCGCAAGCGGCTCATGCGAAGGTAGCCAGACGGGCAACGTCTGGGACAACAGAGCAAATCAGAGCGGCGTGTTGGAGACGCGCCAAGACATTCAATGCTACACCTGAATGCCGAGCTTCAACGTCGGGTCTTCGTGCTCGTCTACCTCGCCGACCCGACCGGCCGCATGTTGCTGCTTGAGGGTAATAATGGCAAACAAGAACAACGCCACATAAAATCCTACGCCTATCGCCAACGCAATCTTTCCTGGTATCGGCCCAATCGTAGCTCGCCGCCAGAGCTCCTGCCATGTGGTCAAGGCCGTAGGATGGATAATGATTTTGCCCATGTAGCTAATTCCTAGGATCAGCAGAATCCAGGCATAATTGCGACGCAGCCGCCGCCCCAGGGCTTCCCAATAGCTAATGTGGAAGTGCAAGTTCGTATAATCATCGGCCAGCACCTGATGCCAGTTGTTATCAACCCGCACGCCTTCGCCGCGCAAAATGGGCGCATAGAAGCAGACTTCCAACAACCGCACCCGGGTCCGCCAAATGTCGAAGTAACGATACCGCCGAGCCTCGATTCCTAAAAAGACCAGCACGAGCAATCCGACCAGGACGAGCGGCAATGGTGAATTCTCCGGATTGCTGAACGTCAATGAGAGCGCCAAGCCGGTGGTGGCCACTGCCCAGTTGGTCGTCGTATCCAGGCGTGTGCGCCAGACTTTGCTGCGATACATCTCGCCTCGATACAGATGGGCCAAGGCTCCCATCTCGGCTGTATCAAAGAAAGGTGTCGACATGTGGTCGCGTGCATTCATCGCGGTGAGATTATTCTTGGTCGGCTCCGCTGCCATGTCAAGAACACGAGAACAACCATCGGCCCCAGCAACCACGAGAGCCACCCGGCGCGACGCGCGCTCACCGGTTGCGTGGGAATGTCGTTCGTCACCGTATAGAGACGGCCTGCTCGCAGGTAGAGGCGTTGCATCTCCGTCAAGTTGAACGGACGCGAACCACGGCGACCAAACACAGCCAGTTGATAGCCACTCTCATCAACGGCGCGGTCGCGGTCGAGTCCTTCGGAAATGGCCAACGCCGGCCCGTGTGTGTGATACGTGGCAATTAACCTTGGATTGGGGCGCGGGCTGAAGCCTAAATAGTGAGGTGTATCACGCGGCGAAAAAAGCTGAACAACACGCAGGCCATTATGCCCATCGGCGATGTAGGCAAACTGACTGGCGTTGGTCATGCCGACTTTCACATCGCGCGCATCATTGATCGCTCCATTAGCGTTGAACCATTGATCCAGCCGCGGCTGTTCAGGCCGTTCAATATCAAGGATAGCCAGTCCTTGCTTTCCAGCGGCCACGTAGGCATACGTGCGAACCAGGTAGAGATTGTTGGCTTCGGCCAACGGGACGACAGCTCCGGGCACTGGACGAGGTTGGTCCAGCGCCGTCACGTCCAGCACTTTGACGCCCTCAGCGTCACACACGAACGCATAGCGAAACTGCACAGCGACGGCTTTCGGTCGAACAAGGACAGGCGGGCCGATCTCAGCCACCACCTTCGGCTCAAGCGGATTCTCTAAACTGACCACCACCACCCCACGATCACAGCAGATGTAAGCATACAAACCGGCGATGGTGATATTGACGGCGCCGTTGAGTATTCCATTGGGATTGAACGTGACGGCTCGCTTCAGAAAATTGTTCTCTGGATTTCCGTCGAGTAACGTGGCGACGCCCGCGTTGTTGGGATCACCTGGCGGATTACCAATCACAATCAATCCTTCGTACTTGTCCGTCACATAGAGAAATGCATAAAGCAGCGGAATGCGCTGTTTGTCATCACGGTACTCTGCTTCTTCGTTTTCTGGACGATGCGGGCGAGTCGGATCAATCGCCATGGTGGAGGGAGAGGCCACTGCCGTGGCATAGCGCGTCTTGACGTAAAGCTGCTGGCCGAGCGGCGAAACCGGCGCTGTGACGATCCGTTCGGAAAAGCCCTTCTGATCAATTTGCGCCACATCATAAACGCGGAAACCGCCAGCCCCGTTGGCCGTGTAGAGATATTCACCGCGCAACTGAAGGCTCAGCACCTCGGTGTCGTGCCCAGGCCAGCTCAGAACGTCGTTGCCCGGATGATGATAGGCTTCTTGCAATTGATCGCCACGTTGCTTGTGTTTCTTGTACCGCTCAGGGTAGGCCACCTGATGAAGCGTGCTGCCAATGACGGCCTGTGGCTCGTCATGTTCGGTGACCACGACTGCTTCAAATCCCTTCCGGCCCTCGGCCACGTAGACGTAGCGTCCAAGGAAGTTATAGAAATTGGTCCCCTGCATCAGCACCATCGCCATCCACGCATTGTTATCGTTCTCGCGCGATATATGGCAATCGGTGCACTGCTTGGTCTCTCGTGAGCGAACCGTGTGCGGCACAAATGGACTGAACGCCGTTCCGCTGTAGCCTTCGGCTGAGACGGTCTGTTGCTGCGAATAAATCCACTCGCGATTTTGATTCTGCGAGCCAACTAAGACGGCGCATGCCGAACGAATCGGATTGATACGACGCCCCGTCACCGTTCCGTTCAAACCGAGCATGAAGACGTCATCGCGCAACGTCTGAAAGTTATACTCGACGTAGTTGCGCAATTCTTCACCTTCATTGTGCAACATCGGCTTTCGTTTATTAGCCTTCTGTGGCAGATGGCAGCCAAAGCAGCTCGTCGTCCATGAGGTATGGCAGGCGATGCAGGTCATCGTTTTGTTGGCGTGAGCTAGGCGATCATCCGAGACAACCGTTCCCCAGCTTTGCCCGTCGCGCTGAAGCGTTTTGGCCAAGGCCGATTTTTGATTGAAGTCGGTATGACCTGGCGTGATCGTATCCTTGACTTGGCGAACCGGCCACTCCTGTCCTGGGTTGACCATCGAGCGTTGGTAGAGGCGGTTGCCGCG
Proteins encoded:
- a CDS encoding FAD-dependent oxidoreductase, whose protein sequence is MPQATTNVVILGGGFAGVYTAMYLSRALTADERRRIRITLVNKENYIVFQPLLPEVISGAIEMLHVISPIRRLVPGAELYTREIEAIDLQQRTVRLAPGFRPKPLTLPFDHLVIGLGTRLDAAKVPGMQEHAIPFKYLGDALRLRNHLVHVLEEAAIETDQQQREKLLTFVVAGGGFSGIECMAELNDFVREAIKHYPTIQPHELRMIVLQSGERILPEMVERLANFAHRLLTERGIDIRLRTRLQAVTAESAIIQNQLTHQREAIPTRTVVATVPAGAHPLLEQLPCQRQAGRLCVTEFLNVPDWPGVWALGDCAAVPQPDGILSPPTAQHALRQARTCAANVLAEIRGGRKQPFSFTGLGKLGSLGRRSAVAELFGVKFSGLPAWLIWRAVYLWKLPGFDRKIRALMDWFLDVILPRDITQVRIFQPDAVIQEHFEPGEIVFDQGDFGDKIYFIVKGEVVVIRDNEVVARLSDGDVFGEIALVSDTARTASVLATTPLDVVTVSRSAFKKLLAHLPGVRSTMSEIMRQHLAESAELRQQINS
- a CDS encoding DUF2270 domain-containing protein; translation: MSTPFFDTAEMGALAHLYRGEMYRSKVWRTRLDTTTNWAVATTGLALSLTFSNPENSPLPLVLVGLLVLVFLGIEARRYRYFDIWRTRVRLLEVCFYAPILRGEGVRVDNNWHQVLADDYTNLHFHISYWEALGRRLRRNYAWILLILGISYMGKIIIHPTALTTWQELWRRATIGPIPGKIALAIGVGFYVALFLFAIITLKQQHAAGRVGEVDEHEDPTLKLGIQV